CAATCTTAATGCTAAAAATGAATACTATTGAAAGACCTTAAATATTGCGGATTCCTGTTTGAATCGCCTGTGTATCACGACTTAAAAGTGTATGCAAGGGCCAATGACGCCGAAGTATATCATCACAGAGACTCTGCGGGGTTAGAAATAGACGCGATAGTCCAGCAAAGTGGTGATGCTTGGGCTGCTTTTGAAGTAAAACAGGGCATTGGGATGCATGATGCGCCGGCTAAGCGATCAACGGGGTCCTTGTCGTCTCAATAACATACATGTGGACTTTCGTTATCATATCGTGTAATTCAATTCTGGAAATAGCTTCGTTCGATACGAAGGGATGATGCCATATCATCTTAGGGGATCGGGTCATTCGATCTTAGTGGAACAAAATTCACAACAGAGACGTATGGCAGGTTGACGTTATTATGTTTTAACCCCTGAAATATTCCTTACAATTTTGGAATTGAATTCCAAAATTGTAAATTTGCAGCATGATAGAAAGAATAGCATCAAAAGAATTAACTCTATTAGCCTCACAATATAAAGCAGTCGCTGTGGTAGGGCCTCGCCAATCAGGGAAAACCACCCTTGTTCGACATGTATTTAAGGACAAACCCTATGTGAGCCTGGAAAATCCTGATATCCGCAGATTTGCCCTTGAAGATCCGCGCGGGTTCCTTTCCGGTTATCCCGAAGGA
This window of the Proteiniphilum saccharofermentans genome carries:
- a CDS encoding DUF4143 domain-containing protein, producing MYHDLKVYARANDAEVYHHRDSAGLEIDAIVQQSGDAWAAFEVKQGIGMHDAPAKRSTGSLSSQ